One window of the Chelonoidis abingdonii isolate Lonesome George chromosome 3, CheloAbing_2.0, whole genome shotgun sequence genome contains the following:
- the MEP1A gene encoding LOW QUALITY PROTEIN: meprin A subunit alpha (The sequence of the model RefSeq protein was modified relative to this genomic sequence to represent the inferred CDS: inserted 2 bases in 2 codons; deleted 1 base in 1 codon), protein MVSSYFFPCLSLILCFAYCTTFSVIHPPKGDARDADAGELREDIPAINLAAGLXIFQGDILLPNDRNALRNEIYRWKFPIPYILGDDLDLNAKGVILEVFEMFRLKSCVDFKPYEGESSYIRFQKSNGCWSMVGDRQTGQNLSIGQWCDHKAIVEHELLHAMGFYHEQSRTDRDDYVNIWWDEILPGQSHNFVKYDNMLISDLNTPYDYESVMHYEPLSFNKNEGVPTITAKIPAFNDIIGQRLDFSTVDLERRNRMYNCTSTHTLLDQCAFEFANICGMIQGTRDDAEWVHKKSSLAGEEDHTLLGRCKDAGSSMYFNTSCGQAEDMALLESRILYPKRTQLCLQFFYKISGSPLDKLVIWVRKDNGTGIVNTLVKVKTFQGDSDHNWKIAHVTLNVQEKFRYVFQGLRGNHNSSSGGIFIDDVTLTETPCPGAVWLIRNFTRILQTSVSGSVMRSPRFYSPEGYGYGITLYPHGTSNSYFPNYTRISFHLCSGENDDVLQWPXNRQAIITVLDQHPDIRNRMSSSRSFTTDKSQVLPNKNDTSIWDKPSVVGTFDPSCNCNRSLDWGWSNFISHKQLRQRNFLKNDDLIIFAEFKDLTYLKKTEVPIKPAQSITKGLILERQRRSALDTGPLEDWSSYMRDPCDPNPCHNDGVCVNVKGKASCRCPSGNSFFYTGERCQVALVHGNLLGMMVGGAAGTVVVISIIVSMLTRR, encoded by the exons TTTCAGGGGGATATCTTACTGCca AATGACCGTAATGCACTGAGAAATGAGATCTACAGATGGAAGTTCCCTATTCCCTATATTCTGGGTGATGACCTAG ATCTGAATGCCAAGGGAGTCATACTTGAAGTGTTTGAAATGTTCCGTCTTAAGTCTTGTGTGGATTTCAAGCCATACGAAGGAGAGAGCTCCTATATACGATTTCAAAAATCTAATGG gtgCTGGTCCATGGTGGGTGACCGACAGACTGGACAAAACCTTTCCATTGGGCAGTGGTGTGACCATAAAGCTATTGTAGAACATGAGCTCTTACATGCAATGGGATTTTATCATGAACAGTCAAGGACAGACCGGGATGATTACGTGAACATCTGGTGGGATGAAATTCTTCCAG GCCAATCTCACAACTTTGTGAAGTACGACAACATGTTAATCTCTGACCTGAACACCCCTTACGATTATGAATCAGTAATGCATTACGAGCCATTATCATTTAACAAAAACGAGGGTGTCCCAACAATCACTGCGAAGATACCAGCATTTAATGACATTATTGGGCAGCGCTTGGATTTCAGCACCGTTGACTTAGAAAGACGGAATCGCATGTACAACTGCA CTTCCACTCACACCCTTTTGGACCAGTGTGCTTTTGAGTTTGCCAATATCTGTGGCATGATTCAGGGCACCAGAGATGACGCAGAA TGGGTCCATAAGAAGAGCAGCCTCGCAGGAGAAGAAGACCACACGCTCCTCGGACGCTgcaaag ATGCTGGTTCTTCCATGTACTTCAACACTAGCTGTGGCCAGGCAGAAGATATGGCTCTCCTAGAATCCCGGATCCTTTACCCAAAGAGAACTCAGCTGTGTCTCCAGTTTTTCTATAAGATCTCCGGAAGCCCCTTGGACAAGCTTGTCATCTGGGTTAGAAAGGACAATGGCACCGGAATTGTTAACACACTGGTTAAAGTCAAAACCTTTcaag GAGATAGCGACCACAATTGGAAAATTGCCCATGTGACCCTCAATGTTCAAGAGAAGTTCAGATACGTCTTCCAAGGACTCAGGGGCAATCACAACAGCTCATCTGGTGGAATTTTTATTGATGATGTCACCCTAACTGAGACACCGTGCCCTGGTGCTGTATGGCTCATTCGGAACTTCACCCGCATTCTCCAGACTTCTGTTTCAGGCTCTGTGATGCGTAGTCCCCGGTTTTATAGCCCTGAGGGCTATGGTTATGGAATAACTTTGTATCCTCATGGCACATCTAATTCCTACTTTCCAAATTACACCCGCATTTCTTTTCACTTGTGCAGTGGAGAGAATGATGATGTTCTGCAATGGC AGAACAGACAAGCTATTATAACGGTGCTAGACCAGCACCCTGACATCAGGAACAGGATGTCCTCGAGCAGGAGCTTCACGACAGACAAGAGCCAGGTTTTGCCGA ATAAAAATGATACTTCAATATGGGATAAACCATCTGTGGTTGGAACATTCGACCCTTCATGCAACTGTAACAGAAGCTTAGACTGGGGGTGGAGTAATTTCATCTCTCACAAACAGCTGAGACAGAGGAATTTCCTGAAAAATGATGACCTCATtatttttgcagaatttaaag atctaACCTATCTCAAAAAGACTGAAGTCCCTATTAAACCAGCCCAATCCATCACCAAAGGCCTCATTCTTGAAAGGCAGAGGAGATCAGCCCTGGACACTGGCCCCCTTGAAGACTGGTCATCCTACATGAGAGACCCGTGTGATCCAAATCCTTGCCACAATGATGGAGTCTGTGTGAATGTGAAAGGGAAAGCAAGCTGCAG GTGTCCTTCAGGCAACAGCTTCTTCTATACAGGTGAGAGATGCCAGGTGGCACTGGTCCATGGGAATCTCCTTGGAATGATGGTTGGTGGAGCTGCCGGAACAGTAGTAGTAATTAGCATAATTGTTTCCATGCTAACTAGAAGATAA